The Calditrichota bacterium genomic sequence CTGATGGCGTCAATGTCCACGCCCTCCTTGGCCATTTCGTAGAGTGGACTCATCTCCCTAAGTTTGGCCACGCTCGTCTTCAGTCGCTCCACGAGCAGGTCGACGTGCTCTATGGTGTTGCTTCGCCCGAGGCCGAAGCGCAACGAACAATGGGCCAACGACTCGGGGACCCCGATGGCCCGCAGCACATAGGACGACTGTAACGACGCCGAGGTGCACGCCGAGCCCGTAGAGAGGGCAAACTCCTTCAAGGAAAGTATCAAGGACTCACCCTCCACGAAGGCAAAGCTGTAGTTGAGATTGTTGGGGAGCCGCTGCGTGGGATGCCCGTTCAGCTTCACATAGTCGATCGAGGACTCGATTCCCTGCCGCAATCGCTCCCGCAGCTGGGTCAGTCGCGCCGCTTCCTCCTTCAGGTCGCGTTTGCCGATCTCGGCGGCCTTGCCCAAGCCCACGATGCCCGGCACGTTGAGCGTCCCTGAGCGGTAGCCGCGTTCGTGACCGCCACCGTCCATTTGGGCCACCAACTTCACCCCTTTGCGGATGTAGAGCGCACCCACGCCTTTCGGCCCGTAGATCTTATGTCCGGAGATGGACAAGAGGTCGATGTGTTCCTTCTGCACGTCCACGGGTACCCGCGCCAGAGCCTGCACCGCGTCGGAGTGGAAGAGGATACCTCGCTCCTTGGCAAGCTCGCCTATGGCAGCGATGGGCTGCAGGGTGCCGATTTCGCTGTTTGCGTACTGAATGCTCACCAGGATAGTCGAGTCGTCCATGAGCTCGCGAAGGCCATTGAGGTCCACTACCCCGAATTCGTCGATGGGCGCAAAAACGATTTCAAAGCCCTCCTTCTGCAGCTTCTTGGCCGTATCCAACACGGCCTTGTGCTCAGTGGCGATGGTGATGATCCGTCGCCCTTTGTCCTTAAGCTGTTGCGCCACTCCCTTCAGGGCCAGATTATCCGACTCGGTGGCCCCACTGGTGAAGATAATCTCCTCGGCTGAGGCCGCCCCAACCAAGGCCGCCACCTGCTCGCGTGCCTTCTCCACGGCAGTGCGAGCCACGGTACCGTAGACATGGGTCGTACTGGATGGATTACCGAACTCGTCCGTCAGATAGGGCAGCATTGCCTCCAGAACCTCTGGGAGCAGCGGCGTGGTCGCATGGTGATCCATATAGATAGGCTTCATAGCTCCTTCGCCTCTCTGTTGGTCTCTTACATGACGAACCCCTGCCATCGGCATCCTCACTCTATCAGGCGAGGAGGTCGCGAAGGGTTCGCAAGTTCGCTGCAAAGTCTTTCTCTTCTCCCGGCGTCTCCAAGAGCATGGGGATGTGCTGGAGCCTTTCCTCCGTCAGGAGCAGCCGGAAACCTTCCAAGCCAATCTCCCCCTTGCCGATGTGCTCATGCCTGTCGATGCGGCTTCCCAATTCCCGCTTTGAGTCGTTCAGGTGAATCACCCGTAAATGCGCAAGACCGATGAGTCGGTCAAACGCCGCCAGGGTTTCTGCCAAACCATCGGGGGAACGGAGTTCGTAACCGGCGGCAAACACATGACACGTATCCAGGCACACCCCGACCCGCGACCGCGGCATGGTCATGTCCAACAGGGCAGCCAGTTGCTCGAAGTTGTAGCCGAGAACCGACCCTTGACCTGCCGTTGTCTCGTAGAGCACCATTACCTGCTGCGTGCCACTCCTCTCCAGGGCGGTACTCACCCCCTCAGCGATGAGCCGAAGCCCCTTCTCCTCCCCGTCGCCCATGTGTGCGCCTGGGTGCATCACCAAGTAGGGGGCACCAATCTGTTCCGCGCGCAAGAGTTCTCCGACCAGGCTCTCCAAGGAGCGCGCTCGCACCGTCTGGTCTGGACTGGCCAAGTTGATGAGATAGGAGTCGTGGGTGACCACACACGCCAATCCAGAGTGCTGGAACTCGGTGCGGAAGGCAGCGATCTCCTCCTCGCTCAGAGGCGGCGCCTTCCACTGCACCTGGTTCTTGGTGAAGATCTGGATGGCGTCACACCCGATGGCCACACCTCGCGCCGGGGCCTTGTGCAACCCTCCCGCAATGGAGACATGGGCCCCGAGGATCGGTCGTCGTTGGCTCGTTGGCGTGTTCACGACTGCCTAAGCCTCGATAGTGATGTGCTGCGCAGTGACGCTGGTCACCGTGCCGCTGATGCTGGCGTGCACATGCGCAGAAACGCCCGCAGGGTTCATCTCTGCCACCAGCTCCCCCCTGCGCACCTTCTGCCCCACCCTGACCACTGGCCTGGCCGGAGCCTTTGCGCCCTGACTAAGCGCCAGTGCCACGCGCGGCACGGCCGCCAATTCCTCCTGCAACGGGGCCGGACG encodes the following:
- a CDS encoding IscS subfamily cysteine desulfurase, which gives rise to MKPIYMDHHATTPLLPEVLEAMLPYLTDEFGNPSSTTHVYGTVARTAVEKAREQVAALVGAASAEEIIFTSGATESDNLALKGVAQQLKDKGRRIITIATEHKAVLDTAKKLQKEGFEIVFAPIDEFGVVDLNGLRELMDDSTILVSIQYANSEIGTLQPIAAIGELAKERGILFHSDAVQALARVPVDVQKEHIDLLSISGHKIYGPKGVGALYIRKGVKLVAQMDGGGHERGYRSGTLNVPGIVGLGKAAEIGKRDLKEEAARLTQLRERLRQGIESSIDYVKLNGHPTQRLPNNLNYSFAFVEGESLILSLKEFALSTGSACTSASLQSSYVLRAIGVPESLAHCSLRFGLGRSNTIEHVDLLVERLKTSVAKLREMSPLYEMAKEGVDIDAISWGPHRH
- a CDS encoding deoxyribonuclease IV; amino-acid sequence: MLGAHVSIAGGLHKAPARGVAIGCDAIQIFTKNQVQWKAPPLSEEEIAAFRTEFQHSGLACVVTHDSYLINLASPDQTVRARSLESLVGELLRAEQIGAPYLVMHPGAHMGDGEEKGLRLIAEGVSTALERSGTQQVMVLYETTAGQGSVLGYNFEQLAALLDMTMPRSRVGVCLDTCHVFAAGYELRSPDGLAETLAAFDRLIGLAHLRVIHLNDSKRELGSRIDRHEHIGKGEIGLEGFRLLLTEERLQHIPMLLETPGEEKDFAANLRTLRDLLA